A single window of Balaenoptera acutorostrata chromosome X, mBalAcu1.1, whole genome shotgun sequence DNA harbors:
- the PRICKLE3 gene encoding prickle planar cell polarity protein 3 isoform X2 has translation MFARGSRRRRSGRAPQEAEDPDRGQPCNSCREQCPGFLLHGWRKICQHCKCPREEHAVHAVPVDLERIMCRLISDFQRHSISDDDSGCASEEYAWVPPGLKPEQVYQFFSCLPEDKVPYVNSPGEKYRIKQLLHQLPPHDSEAQYCTALEEEEKKELRAFSQQRKRENLGRGTVRIFPVTITGAICEECGKQIGGGDIAVFASRAGLGACWHPQCFVCSTCRELLVDLIYFYHAGKVYCGRHHAERLRPRCQACDEIIFSPECTEAEGRHWHMGHFCCFECEASLGGQRYVMRQSRPHCCACYEARHAEYCDGCGEHIAAGPEEPARFLRGAPHRHSMPELGLRSVPEPPSGPPGQPDPRPEDGAFGRQSTPRVSFRDPLVSEGGPRRSLSVPPAQRRRPRSPPPRGPTHRRHHHHHRCHSGRRRHHQCDLGSGSDSGSCSSSPSSPSSESSEDDGFFLGERIPLPPHLCRPMPAQDTATETPNSPSPQLPRNSRPGMPRQARDKNCIVA, from the exons ATGTTCGCGCGTGGGTCCCGGAGGCGCCGCTCCGGGCGCGCG CCTCAAGAGGCAGAGGACCCAGACCGCGGCCAGCCCTGCAACTCCTGCAGGGAGCAGTGCCCCGGCTTCCTGCTGCATGGCTGGAG AAAGATCTGCCAGCACTGCAAATGCCCACGGGAGGAGCACGCCGTGCACGCAGTGCCTGTGGACCTGGAACGCATCATGTGTCGGctaatctcagacttccagcgCCACTCCATCTCTGACGACGACTCTGGCTGTGCCTCGGAGGAGTATGCCTGGGTGCCCCCTGGTCTCAAGCCCGAGCAG GTATACCAATTTTTCAGCTGCCTTCCAGAGGACAAGGTCCCCTACGTCAACAGTCCCGGGGAGAAGTACAGGATCAAGCAGCTGCTGCACCAGCTGCCCCCACATGACAGTGAG GCACAGTACTGCACAGCactggaagaggaagagaagaaagagctcAGAGCCTTCAGCCAGCAGCGGAAGCGGGAGAATCTGGGGCGTGGCACCGTGCGCATCTTCCCCGTGACCATCACTGGGGCCATCTGTGAGGAG TGCGGGAAGCAGATTGGAGGTGGGGACATCGCCGTGTTTGCCAGCCGTGCAGGCCTGGGTGCCTGCTGGCACCCACAGTGCTTTGTGTGCTCCACGTGCCGGGAGCTGCTGGTGGACCTCATCTACTTCTACCATGCTGGCAAGGTCTACTGTGGTCGCCACCATGCTGAACGCCTGCGCCCGCGCTGCCAAGCCTGTGATGAG ATCATCTTCTCCCCTGAGTGCACAGAGGCCGAGGGCCGGCACTGGCACATGGGTCACTTCTGCTGCTTTGAGTGTGAAGCGTCACTGGGAGGGCAGCGCTATGTCATGCGTCAGAGCCGCCCCCACTGCTGCGCCTGCTACGAGGCCCGCCACGCGGAGTATTGTGATGGCTGTGGGGAGCACATTG CTGCAGGCCCCGAGGAGCCTGCCCGCTTTCTGAGAGGGGCCCCTCACCGCCACTCCATGCCTGAGCTGGGGCTCCGCAGTGTCCCTGAACCACCCTCAGGGCCTCCTGGCCAGCCGGACCCGCGCCCAGAAGATGGTGCCTTTGGTCGCCAGAGCACCCCACGCGTCAGCTTCCGCGACCCTTTGGTGTCTGAGGGAGGCCCGCGGCGGTCCCTGAGTGTGCCCCCAGCCCAGCGCCGCAGGCCACGCAGCCCCCCGCCCAGGGGCCCCACACATcgccgccaccaccaccatcaccgctGCCACTCCGGCAGACGTCGCCACCATCAATGTGACTTGGGATCAGGGTCGGACTCGGGATCTTGCTCCAGCTCGCCCTCCAGTCCCAGTTCCGAATCCTCAGAGGACGACGGCTTCTTCCTAGGGGAACGCATCCCACTGCCCCCGCACCTGTGCAGGCCAATGCCTGCTCAGGACACTGCAACTGAGACCCCCAATTCCCCATCTCCACAGCTCCCCAGGAACTCTCGCCCAGGGATGCCTCGCCAGGCCAGAGACAAGAACTGCATCGTGGCTTGA
- the SYP gene encoding synaptophysin, giving the protein MLLLADMDVVNQLVAGGQFRVVKEPLGFVKVLQWVFAIFAFATCGSYSGELQLSVDCANKTKSDLNIEVEFEYPFRLYQVYFEAPTCQGDPKNIFLVGDYSSSAEFFVTVAVFAFLYSMGALATYIFLQNKYRENNKGPMLDFLATAVFAFMWLVSSSAWAKGLSDVKMATDPENIIKGMPVCHQTGNTCKELRDPVTSGLNTSVVFGFLNLVLWVGNLWFVFKETGWAAPFLRAPPGAPEKQPAPGDAYGEAGYGQGPGGYGPQDSYGPQGGYQPDYGQPAGGGGGGYGPQGDYGQQGYGPQGAPTSFSNQM; this is encoded by the exons ATGCTGCTGCTGGCCGACATGGACGTGGTGAATCAG CTGGTGGCCGGGGGTCAGTTCCGGGTGGTCAAGGAGCCCCTCGGCTTTGTGAAGGTGCTGCAATGG GTCTTTGCCATCTTCGCCTTTGCCACATGCGGCAGTTACAGTGGGGAGCTCCAGCTGAGTGTGGACTGTGCCAACAAGACCAAGAGTGACCTCAACATCGAGGTCGAATTCGAGTACCCCTTCAG GCTGTACCAAGTGTACTTTGAGGCACCCACCTGCCAAGGAGACCCTAAAAATATCTTCCTCGTGGGGGACTACTCCTCATCAGCTGAATTCTTTGTCACCGTGGCCGTATTTGCCTTCCTCTACTCCATGGGGGCTCTGGCTACCTACATCTTCCTGCAGAACAAGTACAGAGAGAACAACAAAGGGCCCATGCTG GACTTTCTGGCCACGGCAGTGTTCGCCTTCATGTGGCTGGTTAGCTCGTCGGCCTGGGCCAAGGGGCTGTCAGATGTGAAGATGGCCACGGACCCAGAGAACATTATCAAGGGGATGCCTGTCTGCCACCAGACGGGGAATACATGCAAGGAGCTGAGGGACCCTGTGACCTCCGGCCTCAACACCTCGGTG GTGTTTGGCTTCCTGAACCTGGTGCTCTGGGTCGGCAACCTATGGTTCGTGTTCAAGGAGACAGGCTGGGCCGCCCCATTCCTGCGCGCTCCTCCCGGCGCCCCCGAGAAGCAACCGGCGCCCGGGGATGCCTACGGCGAGGCAGGCTACGGGCAGGGCCCCGGCGGGTACGGGCCCCAGGACTCCTACGGGCCCCAGGGCGGCTATCAGCCTGACTACGGGCAGCCCGCcggtggcggtggcggtggcTACGGGCCTCAGGGCGACTACGGGCAGCAAGGCTATGGCCCTCAGGGTGCGCCCACCTCCTTCTCCAATCAGATGTAG
- the MAGIX gene encoding PDZ domain-containing protein MAGIX isoform X3, translated as MEPRAGGATDPKGSRRGRGLPPPAGPSARQLLARLDARPLAARAAADVAALVRRAGATLRLRPKEAISVLDSADIEVTDSRLPNATFVEHRPQAGDLVLHINGESTQGLTHAEVMDRIRAGGPRLYLVLSRPPETHPGKPEGVGGPWKEDDRSADPGGPAVTRSRSSSASPLQHPRPRTTPQTRGSPESSPGVADDPAVPPPEGSTEDPNDHTPDSPGPWLVPSEERLSRALGVPGAAQLALEMAAGRRRH; from the exons ATGGAGCCGCGCGCGGGGGGCGCCACGGACCCTAAGGGGAGCAGACGAG GCCGTGGCCTTCCCCCGCCCGCGGGCCCCAGTGCCCGGCAGCTCCTGGCGCGGCTGGACGCGCGCCCCCTGGCGGCCCGAGCTGCGGCCGACGTGGCGGCGCTGGTACGCCGGGCCGGCGCCACATTGCGCCTGCGCCCCAAGGAGG CCATTAGCGTGCTGGATTCTGCGGACATAGAGGTCACAGACAGTCGCCTTCCTAATGCCACTTTCGTGGAACACCGGCCCCAG GCCGGCGACCTCGTGCTCCACATCAATGGAGAGTCAACTCAGGGCCTCACCCATGCCGAGGTCATGGATCGGATTCGCGCAGGCGGTCCCCGGCTCTACCTTGTGCTAAGCAGGCCTCCTGAGACCCACCCCGGCAAGcctgagggggtgggagggcccTGGAAAGAAGATG ATCGCAGCGCAGATCCTGGGGGACCAGCGGTGACGAGGTCTCGCAGCTCCAGCGCTTCCCCACTTCAGCACCCTCGACCCCGTACGACGCCCCAAACCCGGGGCAGCCCGGAGTCTAGCCCAGGAGTGGCGGACGACCCCGCGGTTCCTCCTCCTGAGGGCAGCACGGAGGACCCCAACGACCACACCCCGGATTCCCCTGGACCCTGGCTGGTGCCGAGCGAGGAACGGCTCTCGCGAGCCCTAGGGGTCCCAGGGGCCGCGCAGCTAGCCCTGGAGATGGCAGCCGGAAGGCGGAGGCACTGA
- the MAGIX gene encoding PDZ domain-containing protein MAGIX isoform X2 — protein MEPRAGGATDPKGSRRGRGLPPPAGPSARQLLARLDARPLAARAAADVAALVRRAGATLRLRPKEAISVLDSADIEVTDSRLPNATFVEHRPQHRRSETLGTRTAPLQVTQGKARRASKPPQASGQFCVELVRSSVGFGFTLSGGRDAGGDAPLAVRGLLKDGPAQRCGRLQAGDLVLHINGESTQGLTHAEVMDRIRAGGPRLYLVLSRPPETHPDRSADPGGPAVTRSRSSSASPLQHPRPRTTPQTRGSPESSPGVADDPAVPPPEGSTEDPNDHTPDSPGPWLVPSEERLSRALGVPGAAQLALEMAAGRRRH, from the exons ATGGAGCCGCGCGCGGGGGGCGCCACGGACCCTAAGGGGAGCAGACGAG GCCGTGGCCTTCCCCCGCCCGCGGGCCCCAGTGCCCGGCAGCTCCTGGCGCGGCTGGACGCGCGCCCCCTGGCGGCCCGAGCTGCGGCCGACGTGGCGGCGCTGGTACGCCGGGCCGGCGCCACATTGCGCCTGCGCCCCAAGGAGG CCATTAGCGTGCTGGATTCTGCGGACATAGAGGTCACAGACAGTCGCCTTCCTAATGCCACTTTCGTGGAACACCGGCCCCAG CATCGTCGGTCAGAGACCTTGGGTACACGTACTGCGCCGCTCCAAGTGACCCAGGGTAAGGCACGTCGTGCTTCGAAGCCGCCCCAGGCCTCTGGTCAGTTCTGTGTGGAACTCGTTCGCAGTTCCGTGGGCTTTGGCTTCACATTAAGTGGAGGCCGAGATGCAGGCGGGGACGCTCCGCTGGCAGTGCGCGGGCTGCTGAAGGACGGGCCGGCACAGCGCTGCGGTCGCTTGCAG GCCGGCGACCTCGTGCTCCACATCAATGGAGAGTCAACTCAGGGCCTCACCCATGCCGAGGTCATGGATCGGATTCGCGCAGGCGGTCCCCGGCTCTACCTTGTGCTAAGCAGGCCTCCTGAGACCCACCCCG ATCGCAGCGCAGATCCTGGGGGACCAGCGGTGACGAGGTCTCGCAGCTCCAGCGCTTCCCCACTTCAGCACCCTCGACCCCGTACGACGCCCCAAACCCGGGGCAGCCCGGAGTCTAGCCCAGGAGTGGCGGACGACCCCGCGGTTCCTCCTCCTGAGGGCAGCACGGAGGACCCCAACGACCACACCCCGGATTCCCCTGGACCCTGGCTGGTGCCGAGCGAGGAACGGCTCTCGCGAGCCCTAGGGGTCCCAGGGGCCGCGCAGCTAGCCCTGGAGATGGCAGCCGGAAGGCGGAGGCACTGA
- the MAGIX gene encoding PDZ domain-containing protein MAGIX isoform X1, with the protein MEPRAGGATDPKGSRRGRGLPPPAGPSARQLLARLDARPLAARAAADVAALVRRAGATLRLRPKEAISVLDSADIEVTDSRLPNATFVEHRPQHRRSETLGTRTAPLQVTQGKARRASKPPQASGQFCVELVRSSVGFGFTLSGGRDAGGDAPLAVRGLLKDGPAQRCGRLQAGDLVLHINGESTQGLTHAEVMDRIRAGGPRLYLVLSRPPETHPGKPEGVGGPWKEDDRSADPGGPAVTRSRSSSASPLQHPRPRTTPQTRGSPESSPGVADDPAVPPPEGSTEDPNDHTPDSPGPWLVPSEERLSRALGVPGAAQLALEMAAGRRRH; encoded by the exons ATGGAGCCGCGCGCGGGGGGCGCCACGGACCCTAAGGGGAGCAGACGAG GCCGTGGCCTTCCCCCGCCCGCGGGCCCCAGTGCCCGGCAGCTCCTGGCGCGGCTGGACGCGCGCCCCCTGGCGGCCCGAGCTGCGGCCGACGTGGCGGCGCTGGTACGCCGGGCCGGCGCCACATTGCGCCTGCGCCCCAAGGAGG CCATTAGCGTGCTGGATTCTGCGGACATAGAGGTCACAGACAGTCGCCTTCCTAATGCCACTTTCGTGGAACACCGGCCCCAG CATCGTCGGTCAGAGACCTTGGGTACACGTACTGCGCCGCTCCAAGTGACCCAGGGTAAGGCACGTCGTGCTTCGAAGCCGCCCCAGGCCTCTGGTCAGTTCTGTGTGGAACTCGTTCGCAGTTCCGTGGGCTTTGGCTTCACATTAAGTGGAGGCCGAGATGCAGGCGGGGACGCTCCGCTGGCAGTGCGCGGGCTGCTGAAGGACGGGCCGGCACAGCGCTGCGGTCGCTTGCAG GCCGGCGACCTCGTGCTCCACATCAATGGAGAGTCAACTCAGGGCCTCACCCATGCCGAGGTCATGGATCGGATTCGCGCAGGCGGTCCCCGGCTCTACCTTGTGCTAAGCAGGCCTCCTGAGACCCACCCCGGCAAGcctgagggggtgggagggcccTGGAAAGAAGATG ATCGCAGCGCAGATCCTGGGGGACCAGCGGTGACGAGGTCTCGCAGCTCCAGCGCTTCCCCACTTCAGCACCCTCGACCCCGTACGACGCCCCAAACCCGGGGCAGCCCGGAGTCTAGCCCAGGAGTGGCGGACGACCCCGCGGTTCCTCCTCCTGAGGGCAGCACGGAGGACCCCAACGACCACACCCCGGATTCCCCTGGACCCTGGCTGGTGCCGAGCGAGGAACGGCTCTCGCGAGCCCTAGGGGTCCCAGGGGCCGCGCAGCTAGCCCTGGAGATGGCAGCCGGAAGGCGGAGGCACTGA
- the PRICKLE3 gene encoding prickle planar cell polarity protein 3 isoform X1 yields MFARGSRRRRSGRAPQEAEDPDRGQPCNSCREQCPGFLLHGWRKICQHCKCPREEHAVHAVPVDLERIMCRLISDFQRHSISDDDSGCASEEYAWVPPGLKPEQVYQFFSCLPEDKVPYVNSPGEKYRIKQLLHQLPPHDSEAQYCTALEEEEKKELRAFSQQRKRENLGRGTVRIFPVTITGAICEECGKQIGGGDIAVFASRAGLGACWHPQCFVCSTCRELLVDLIYFYHAGKVYCGRHHAERLRPRCQACDEIIFSPECTEAEGRHWHMGHFCCFECEASLGGQRYVMRQSRPHCCACYEARHAEYCDGCGEHIGLDQGQMAYEGQHWHASDHCFCCSRCGRALLGRPFLPRRGLIFCSRACSLGSEPTAPGPGRRSWSAGTVSTPLTASTASFSAVEGVSETSTKGTSTEPAPAAGPEEPARFLRGAPHRHSMPELGLRSVPEPPSGPPGQPDPRPEDGAFGRQSTPRVSFRDPLVSEGGPRRSLSVPPAQRRRPRSPPPRGPTHRRHHHHHRCHSGRRRHHQCDLGSGSDSGSCSSSPSSPSSESSEDDGFFLGERIPLPPHLCRPMPAQDTATETPNSPSPQLPRNSRPGMPRQARDKNCIVA; encoded by the exons ATGTTCGCGCGTGGGTCCCGGAGGCGCCGCTCCGGGCGCGCG CCTCAAGAGGCAGAGGACCCAGACCGCGGCCAGCCCTGCAACTCCTGCAGGGAGCAGTGCCCCGGCTTCCTGCTGCATGGCTGGAG AAAGATCTGCCAGCACTGCAAATGCCCACGGGAGGAGCACGCCGTGCACGCAGTGCCTGTGGACCTGGAACGCATCATGTGTCGGctaatctcagacttccagcgCCACTCCATCTCTGACGACGACTCTGGCTGTGCCTCGGAGGAGTATGCCTGGGTGCCCCCTGGTCTCAAGCCCGAGCAG GTATACCAATTTTTCAGCTGCCTTCCAGAGGACAAGGTCCCCTACGTCAACAGTCCCGGGGAGAAGTACAGGATCAAGCAGCTGCTGCACCAGCTGCCCCCACATGACAGTGAG GCACAGTACTGCACAGCactggaagaggaagagaagaaagagctcAGAGCCTTCAGCCAGCAGCGGAAGCGGGAGAATCTGGGGCGTGGCACCGTGCGCATCTTCCCCGTGACCATCACTGGGGCCATCTGTGAGGAG TGCGGGAAGCAGATTGGAGGTGGGGACATCGCCGTGTTTGCCAGCCGTGCAGGCCTGGGTGCCTGCTGGCACCCACAGTGCTTTGTGTGCTCCACGTGCCGGGAGCTGCTGGTGGACCTCATCTACTTCTACCATGCTGGCAAGGTCTACTGTGGTCGCCACCATGCTGAACGCCTGCGCCCGCGCTGCCAAGCCTGTGATGAG ATCATCTTCTCCCCTGAGTGCACAGAGGCCGAGGGCCGGCACTGGCACATGGGTCACTTCTGCTGCTTTGAGTGTGAAGCGTCACTGGGAGGGCAGCGCTATGTCATGCGTCAGAGCCGCCCCCACTGCTGCGCCTGCTACGAGGCCCGCCACGCGGAGTATTGTGATGGCTGTGGGGAGCACATTG GCCTGgaccagggccagatggcttatGAGGGCCAGCACTGGCACGCCTCAGACCACTGCTTCTGCTGCAGTCGCTGTGGGCGAGCCCTCCTGGGCCGCCCCTTCCTGCCACGCCGTGGCCTAATCTTCTGCTCCCGAGCCTGCAGCCTGGGGTCCGAGCCCACGGCTCCGGGGCCCGGCCGCCGCAGCTGGAGCGCAGGCACGGTCTCCACACCTCTCACAGCCTCTACAGCCTCTTTCTCTGCTGTGGAGGGGGTGTCTGAGACCTCCACCAAAGGCACCAGCACCGAGCCAGCGCCTG CTGCAGGCCCCGAGGAGCCTGCCCGCTTTCTGAGAGGGGCCCCTCACCGCCACTCCATGCCTGAGCTGGGGCTCCGCAGTGTCCCTGAACCACCCTCAGGGCCTCCTGGCCAGCCGGACCCGCGCCCAGAAGATGGTGCCTTTGGTCGCCAGAGCACCCCACGCGTCAGCTTCCGCGACCCTTTGGTGTCTGAGGGAGGCCCGCGGCGGTCCCTGAGTGTGCCCCCAGCCCAGCGCCGCAGGCCACGCAGCCCCCCGCCCAGGGGCCCCACACATcgccgccaccaccaccatcaccgctGCCACTCCGGCAGACGTCGCCACCATCAATGTGACTTGGGATCAGGGTCGGACTCGGGATCTTGCTCCAGCTCGCCCTCCAGTCCCAGTTCCGAATCCTCAGAGGACGACGGCTTCTTCCTAGGGGAACGCATCCCACTGCCCCCGCACCTGTGCAGGCCAATGCCTGCTCAGGACACTGCAACTGAGACCCCCAATTCCCCATCTCCACAGCTCCCCAGGAACTCTCGCCCAGGGATGCCTCGCCAGGCCAGAGACAAGAACTGCATCGTGGCTTGA
- the PLP2 gene encoding proteolipid protein 2, producing the protein MADSERLSAPGCWAACTNFSRTRKGILLFAEIILCLVILICFGASTSGYSFLSVIEMIFAAIFFVVYMCDLHTKIQIINWPWSDFFRTLVAVILYLITSIVVLVERGNHSKIVAGVLGLIAACLFGYDAYITFPLRQQRHTAAPTDPADGPV; encoded by the exons ATGGCGGATTCCGAGCGCCTCTCGGCCCCCGGCTGCTGGGCCGCCTGCACCAACTTCTCACGCACCCGAAAGGGAATTCTCCTGTTTGCTGAGATT ATATTGTGCCTGGTGATTCTGATCTGCTTCGGTGCCTCGACATCAGGATACTCCTTCTTGTCGGTGATAGAGATGATCTTTGCTGCTATCTTCTTTGTCGTCTACATGTGTGACCTGCACACCAAGATACAGATCATCAACTGGCCTTGGAGT GATTTCTTCCGAACCCTCGTAGCGGTCATCCTCTACCTGATCACCTCCATTGTTGTGCTTGTTGAGAGAGGAAACCACTCCAAAATCGTTGCAGGG gtGCTGGGCCTAATCGCTGCATGCCTCTTTGGCTATGATGCCTACATTACCTTCCCCTTGCGGCAGCAAAGACATACAGCAGCCCCTACTG ACCCTGCAGATGGCCCGGTGTAG